The following DNA comes from Alosa alosa isolate M-15738 ecotype Scorff River chromosome 13, AALO_Geno_1.1, whole genome shotgun sequence.
acagatccactttcgtgtcacagcatagcctggctttgagcgcaacatacctcgctaacccactaatcgagattcgtagtacaccccacgggtaagttaactcaaagtaaggtaaacctcctacaacaagagccctgtggcattgttttgttaggagaatgaagccacacagctcttctattagaaggtttaccacttacttgGAGTTAActggtttgtcactaaaccacgtacttggaaaaAAACCCAGTTTTTTGTCTATCTTGTCTATCTCCACTGACAAGATCAAGGTCTCTTAGGGCTCTGCAGTGTCTGTACAGTTttaatttgtattattattattttattattattattattattaataaattgtTGTtgattatgttgttgttgttaggcATAGTTAGTGTTGGTGTTTTTAAGTGTAATAAAAACTTGTATGAAAACAATGTAATGTTGCAATCTCTTTGTGATTTAAAAGTACGCAATTACTATCAAAGTACTGGTGGTGACagttttaagtaggcctaatcgGAAAAGACATGTCCCCACTGTCCTCACCATGAATTACAACCATGACCACTGTAGACTGGAGGAAAGGCTATATTGTGAATACAAGAACTGTTGAAATACTATGCATGCCATCAGTTCATCTCTGTCTTCAGAATGGATTCATGTGCCTCTTCAGTCACGACTGGCAATGACATCAGCAGAACATATGACAGTCCAACATCTGCTCATCCCTGTTCAACGTGGCGTGTTGTGTATCGGGGGTTAATCTTAAAGTGCCTTTGTATGACTCACAGGGAACCAGCAAAACAGTATACTGTACGTGAATGATCTCTTAAATGGttggaaaaaaaattgaatatccTGGAAAAGTTCATTTACCCCCCCTAATTTAGTTCAAAAAGTGGATCTTATATTCTAGATTATATCTTATATGATAGGctataaagtgaaatatttcaagcaaTTTTTTGTTTTCGGCTAATCTTGATAATTAGCCTACGGCTTACAGGTAATGAATATATTGGTTGGAGAAAAGTTTCAGTTTCAGTTCgaaagaaaacgaaaggacGTTATCATGGCGTCGGAAAGCATTGAAACATCTCGGCTAGAGGATGAAATATCGTGTTCAATTTGCTATGGGATCTACAAGAATCCTGTTTTATTATCCTGTAGTCACAGTTTCTGCAAAGAGTGTGTTCAAGAATTATGGAGCAAAACAGCCACGCAAGAATGTCCACTCTGTAGGAGAAAATCCTCCAAAGAGTTCCCTCCTTTAAACCTGGCACTGAAACAAGTCTGCGAACTGATTTTGAAGGGGAAAGCGCAGATTGGAGTCAGTAAAGCCCTCTGTCCTCTTCACGGAGAGAATCTcaagctttactgcaaacagGATGACCAGGCTGTCTGCGTTGACTGCATAGGATCAGGGCAACACCAAAATCACGATGTTTGTCGGTTCAATGCCGTAGTTGAGGAACGAAAGGTAGGCCACGCGCGCAGTCTTGCACTTCGAAAAAAAACATGGCATTAATACTGTCGTTGACATGCCTCCCAATTCTCTCGTCAAATGCAGTTTTATTCACGCACCCGTGTATGTGCGCTATTTGGAACCATACGATGAATATTCATCCACCAAAGGCTTTTCCTGAAGCAAGTTTAGCACAGCAGAGTGCGCTGTGTTGCATGATATGTTGTCACTTTGTACCAATAGACTAGATAAGCTAACATCTGAACAAAATTATGTTTGACCCTTTGGAAACCACAGATTGATCTGAATCAGTCTAACATGGCATACTCATCTTGGAAACCACAGATTGGTCTGAATCAGTCTAACATGTCATACTCACCTTTTGCAGGAGAAGTTAATGACTGATCTGAAGCCCCTTAAAGAAAAGATTGACAATTTAGATAAGCTCAAGAGAGGTTGTGATGGGACTGCAACATTCTTAAAGGTAAGTGTTCATGGTGCACAGCAGTCTTTTTATTCAATAACTGCCTGCAGTGTGGCACACAGAGAGTTGTCATTCACTATGGTGACTAAATAGAGAGAATACAGGCCCTCTGCACTTTGTACCTAAGATTCTGATCTTCAATTAAAGTGTAACAGACTAAGGCAGTAAGAAGTCTGTGTTTGATGACATGACCAGCACAGCTATCAGTGCAAGCAATTAAAGCTGTCTTCAGCACATTTTTCTTAACAATATGAGGCTTTTCCCATTTGAAGTACATAATGTATTAACTTTAATGAGAATGGTTTCAATGTTTTGACAGTTCAGTTTCTCCTTTTGCCATTTTCAGAAACAGACGGATAAAACTGAAGCCGTTATCAAATCAGAGTTTGAGAAACTTCACAGGTTTCTGTATGAGGAAGAATCTGCCCGGATAGCCAGTCTGAGGAAGGAAGAACAACAGAAATCCCTGATGCTCCAGGACAGTGTGAAAACAATTACCAGCAAGCTGGCATCTCTCTCAGCTGTGATAGAGAGCATTGAACGTGAGATGGACATTCCAGATATGGAATTCCTGCAGGTGATTCCCTTAGTTCCACATTCGATGCTTTTTTGCCACTTGTGACAGTTTCTCAGCTGTTCCCCTGAGTAACTGCCACATATTAATACTTCTTTCTCAGCTGTTCCCCTGAATAACTGCCACATATTAATACTTCTTTCTCAGCTGTTCCCCTGAATAACTGCCACATATTAATACTTCTTTCTCAGCTGTTCCCCTGAATAACTGCCACATATTAATACTTCTTTCTCAGCTGTTCCCCTGAGTAACTGTCACATATTAATACTTCTTTGTTGGGGGAGCTGTGACACAAGCGGCAGCACCACACCGCATTTGGGTCTCAGCGCCCTatggggacccaggttcaaTTCCGGCCTGCGCTCATGTctcgatcccaccccatctccctcACCCATTCATCTCCTGTCTCTGTCCACTGTCCTATCGATACAAAAGCAAAAAAGTACTAATAAGAATTGTCTGTGCTTTTTAGAATTTCAAGAAGATCAAGACAAGGTAATAAGTTATTCATTTGGCATGAAAAGAAATTGGTAACCTGGTATCCACCGtgttttaaaggggaactatgcaggttttttttagcttaatttaccttaactgaacagctttgaagtcattggaatggttatattactttttttttgattgaacggtggccgtctcgcttccccctagctcCTGAGcagaaaaaccacccttgcaactttgggccagcgggccgacggcctcagagACAGAAAGTCTCGCAGCCATAGCTTGCTACCCTGCGATGTAACGAGTTGCTTTCCTtcactacacacatgcacgccaggctccggctagaacaaggtagcgatggagtttctcagacattcgtcatggcagagccagcgaaaagaagcagaaagtgaGTAAACCGTTGTcagaggaacagggaaagaggaaacggcAGACTGACCGATTGAGGAGTGTCATAAAATATACTccgaagctgtagggggagctctgcagagatACCATCAAGcaaaaagggagaaaacagcgaagaaatggccaaaactgcatagtttctctttaaaTGTAATGTGAAGACAAACAAGTTGTACATCCATACACACTTTGTTCATACACCAAGATGATGCATCTTATATTGGACTTCCTTGATCAGGGTGCAGTGTACACTAGACGAGCCCGACTCTATTCCTGTGCCTTTGATTGACATCTCTAAGCACTTAAGTGCTCTGAAGTTTAGTGTCTGGGAGAAAATGCTTGGATCGATTCAGCACTGTGAGTATGCTAATGTTTTAGACCATACAATTCTGTGTGTAATAAGAGTtcctttaaagggatattcccccatttggggaattacactcatttttcacctcccttgagttaaacaattgatttttacctttctccagttcatccagctgttctctgagtctggtgaTAGCAATTTAAGCACCAGACTAACATAGATCATTAaatcagattagaccattagcatcttgcctgctagcatcacgtttaaaagtgacttaGATTCCCGGTAATGTTCCTATTTAAAACCGGTCTTTTTTAAGTTAGAAactgtaataagaccaacggaaaattaaacgtggcgattttctaggctgatttgacatggaactatactctcaaacaggcgtaataatccagtcactaaccaattcttctgctgcagccagggatggattactgcacgggcctaccgggcccaggcccaggggcccaaggggtcagggggccctgaagcccaagcctttgcatggaatcattgcctcaatatcaacaaatcaggatgtagactATGAAtgtgattgaatttagtattggccatccccaaaatgcaccagaatacaggaaatcacatcaaacaaattaaaaatgttctgggggaggacagaaaatacgacaataagtgggtggcccttaatacatctgggcccaggggcccgaaagttcataatccgcccatggctgcagctcaaccttgctGCTCGAAGTTAGCCTACAGGGATTATTTTCAGgtgcatgatatcattgtgctgctgcgcccATGGTTTTCCTTGATTATTACAAATGAGAGTGTAGTTCCATGATtttcagcctagaaaatcgctaCATTTGATTTtctgttggtcttattacacttgcTAACCTtagaggagacaagttttaaataggaacattaccggaaatcttagtcacttttaaacgtgatgctagcaggcaagatgctaatggtctaatccgattcaatgatctatgctaggctggagctaaaagttctatcgccagactcagagaacggttGGATGAattggagaaaggtaaaaatcaattgtttaactcaaggggaggtggaaaatgagtgtaattccccaaatggtggaatatccctttaaagcAATTTTATGACAGTAAACACCCTTAGATCACTCTTCAGAATGAAGCTCACATTTCTTTCTTACTGTTTGATTTTTGGCGCAACCAGGCAAGAATATGTTAAAATTAAAAACATTGTCCAAAACTTTAACTTTGAGGAGTTCACACAGATCAAAGttcagtaaaaaaataaaacttttcTTTTCTGATAGTTGTGAGAatacacccatgctaaagttgactaaaaagaggaatacaattttggaaattgatcttaatgtcttaattaaaaaaaatagaaaaaagagaaaCGTTTGTTATGTTTTCCCCTCTTTAACCTAAATATTTCTGTAATGCTGTGTGCTTGCACAGCTCCAGTGACGCTGGACCCATCATCAGCCCATCCTCAGCTTGCCTTGACTGACGAGCTGAGCAGCGTCCATTACAGCATCCGGGGGAAGAGCTTGCCCAGTAACCCCGAGCGCTTTGACCTGTATGTGTTCGTGCTGGGCTGCGAGGGCTACAGCCAGGGGGTCCACAGCTGGGAGGTGGAAGTCGGCAACAAACCCAACTGCCGCATCGGAGTAGCTCGCGAGTCCGTGCCCAGAAAGGGCAACTTCACTGTGTGTCCCAAGGAAGGCTTCTACACCATCATCCTGAGGAAGCGCGAGCTCCGTGCCGGCACGTGCCCCGAGACACGTCTGGAGTACGACAGGAAGCCGCAGAGGATCCGCATTCAGCTGGACTGTGACAAGGGCGAGGTGACCTTCAGTGACCCCAGCGAGggcacacacatctacacctTCAAGGACACATTCACTGAGAAGATGTTCCCTCTCTTTGGCCCATCAAAAGATTCTGCTCAACTACGCATCTGTCCCAAGGGCGTTTATGTCCAGCATGAGCGGTGATGTGTTGGTGTGGCCATTTGCAGATTGTTCATGTAAATGTCTGAATGCTGTAAGTGATGCAGCTAGTGTGATTTGTAAAAGCAGATGCTAAATACCTCAACAGGAAATAAAGCCTTTGACATGGTATTTATTTATGGTAATCTGCTTACCTTATAACTCTAACAATCACTTGCGCAGGCCTGTGTCTGGGAATAAGGACATTGAAAGGTCTTCCTCACCTAACTTTAAAACAACTGGCTTGGAATGATGTTCTTCATGACTCTTCTCCAGTGTTCTCTTACCCCTGTATTCTGTTCTAAAATACGGTCCTGTGTGGATCACATGTCGCTGTAGTTTAAGTGAGGCTTTTAGTAGATGAATGACAGTATACATGTGTTTTGGATCTAACAGTCTGAAGTAGCTAAATtggaaataaaaaatgtaacaaAGAAACTATAAACATAGTATATAAATATAGTATATTCATATGTTTATAATTGTATTtgtacaaaaataaacacatttgtttGTAAAAAGTTCTTGAACAAATTGTTTTAGTGTGACTTTATTTGGCTCATGAATGATGGTACACACAATAACAACCACATATACTAGTTTGACATGAAAGTTCATTCTTGTGATCCTTTACATTACAGCAGTACAAATGTCATCCCACCATATTCACAACCAATTCTAAAAATAAATGCTGAGTTTCAGCATGAATATCCTGAACAACTGACCTGTCACACCCCAGACTGGTTTAATTCTTTCAATAGCACTTCAAGACATTACgacctttttttattttgtgtgatCAACTGTTTATTGAGTTTCATAAACAGGtctggggagagggggggctaCAAGACGGGCACATGAAATGAAATACTAAAGCGTACATGACACATGACCATGTAAACAAGTGGAAACTAAAAGATAAAACATACCAAATGATAACAAAAAATCTATAATGATTtttacagaaacagaaaaaagagcACTCAACAGAACATTATGACCTCTTCTGGGAACAGAAACCCCCAGAAGATATTGTGATATATATTACAAATCCAGTTGGGTTTCCCGGCATTTTGAGAGGTGCAACCAGTAGGGAAATGGAATTCTTCAGAGGATGGGATCTGTCATTCATGTAAACATTTGAAGTTACCCCAGGGAAAAGCATTTGGACATTGTATGGTACATAAGATTTCAAACTCATCCTGCCAACTTGGCAAGCTAGATAGACAAATGACTAAGCAAAAGGCCTTTTAATGGGAATATAATTTAGAAATACAGCTTGCAAATCACTTTCCTggtaataaataaacatgaGATCAAATGTCAATCTCAAATGCACAATCTCTTCCGTGCTTGATAAATGTATGAATACTGCATGTGAACACTATGAAGCAAGTTGGACAGATTTAGCACTCTAGAAATGTGGCACATTTTACCTTATTGTCTTTTTCACACATTTGCATACCGTTTTACTAACACACAGTtcattgtgcatgtttgtttttgaaaaGATTTTCTCATGACTCATTTACCATTGCTtaactacgtgtgtgtgtgtgggggggggggtcctttTGAAAATGCAGGGAAAAGAAACCAATCTATGAGAACCATGAGAACAGGGGCCTGTTCCAGAAAGTGGgttttattacagttttttctgaatgcttaaacacattttttgtaactattacacacaaatggcaaaaccactcactgagttcgcaaaactaatagcacaaacactgctttgcactcagtttgcaattttgtaacacacactttgcacaactgtaggcacaatggctattgtttacactattttgccaactctctggcacactttctcatgtgaaaactgttttagataattagttcactttgcaatcagcctaagcactataaataagccacaggtaatgtacaatgggtacgatgaagtgagcaggaagagtgagaagagaaaaaacagacaaaaaacagtctacatgtggggatattgtcatgtcaggcctggatcgccattccagaatatatttttccggtgccttggactaggacattgcatgtgatgtagacagaattttgagagagacgacccgatgtagactgatttgttttgtctcagtgaaatgctattttgtgttttgacttggaaaaacacacctgtgtttgttttgatgtgtgtaaataaacactagtacttgaagttgggatccctgtatgtttacagaactatgacaaaagtatgacctcaaactgacatagtctaccttgtgcacagagaaagcaaaagccagatgtgttttttattcataccatcagtgtgttgttggcacattgtgtgcttactattgtgatggcttgtgtttactgttagatacttaaaaacaccattttttacgaaggtgtgaagagttaagcaaggtgtgttagcttttgcaagagaactacaatgttttgctgattgggtgagaggttttgccatttgtgtgtagagttttgcaaaaaaagtatatagttacaaaaaatgtgcttaagcaatcagaaaaaactgtaaaaatcCTGTTAAAACTCCGGGAATATTTAGGCCTACCCCCATACACTGATGAATACGTAATTTTGAAATTAAATACAAATTTATTCAGTGGCTAAATATGTTACTACTTTTTCCACCTGTTAAGCTAATAGGCCATTAAAAGTTATTTGAAATTAATCTACTTGTAACAGGAGAAGGTCCACGCCCCTTGCCTAACCCAGTAGTGCAATTACGAGTGGCTCTTTGCATTCGGAGGCGAGCCAATTAGCGTAGGGAAGTGGCTACATAAATTGTAACTTTTAATTTGAAGGCCGACGTCATAGCTGCATACTGTTGGTTGTCCACCTGACTCCTGCCTTCACCGCGGAATCCCTTGTGCTCTTTTGGCCTCCTGCGCACTGTGCATGCATCCAGTGACATTCCTGGTAGGTTATCGTGGCATTGCGTGAGTAACGTTTCCTAAATGTTGTAGGCTAGTATAGCTAACACAAACTTTAGGGGTTTTAGGATTGCTGTCGGCTGCTGAACATGGGCCTCATAGCCGACCTCAGCTGATTGGTATGTAATTTTAACTGTCTTCAAAATAATATGTAGCTTGCGCGGGTTTTTAATTGTATCTTTTTCGTGTAGCAGAGCTTGCGGTAACACAAGGCATCTTGGTTCAAGTTCCGAACGccgctgttttgttttgtccgcGCCCAAGTTGTGTTAGTCCATTTTAAACCTTCCACACGGGAGAACTGTACAACGGACGCTCTCGTCCAGTTTTATTCTGTCTGAAAGTGGCCTTGAACGCCCTGCGTGTTAAGTGTCCATAGAAGCTGTGGTTGCTAAATTAATGAAcgtttgtgtttttattgtaaGTTGTCTCCAGAGTGTGAGTACATATACGATGTATGGTGTGTATTAGAATTAGGGGCTCATTCGttgatctctccctctctcgctggACAGGAGCTGCAGGCCAATTGGGTGGCGGGCTATCTCGGTGGTGGTGTCCCTTCACTTTTCCTGCTGTGGTAAATCTTGAGTATCTGGTATTGACATGTTCACGTGTGGTGTGTCTCTAGACTACTCTGATATACTCTCCAGCCCTGGGTAAGCTTCAGCCCTGTTCCTGGCTCTTCCTACCCTCCATCAGATGTTAGCCCTCTAATCTTTTGCAACacagtctgctgtgtgtgtgtatttgtgcatgtgtgtccagGCCTTGTAGGCCATTTGTGTCAGTGCCTTAGTGACCAAGGTTCTGACTGTCTGGAGAGAACCCACTCCCTGTAGGTCATgttttaatatttgttaataaaGACAGTTTATTTTTGGAACCACGCCTCTGGTTTTCTGTGACCACGAACCTGTGTTGCCTGGTTGGGCTTCATGTATGAAGTTATAGTCCAATTGGTTGAATATTCTGAGGGGCAGGGCCTCAGATGGCGTAGTCGACATTTCTATTAGAGAGCTAACCTCCCACTTGCCACCTACTGTATTAAATTCATTGGCGGTGCAGTCAAATAGTAGGCTAATCTTCAGCTTTATTTGGGTAGTTTATAGGttaatttatatttacatttagttAAACATGATGGACGTTTACTTTGTTagtcagttttttttaaataggttACAGTCAGTTTTTTTAATAGGCTTCACTAAAATGGTGCGACTTTACAGGAATTCAATTACTGAGAATTTCCTTCTTTGTGTATTGACCCATCCATGTTTGTATGTAAATGTCATGTGCATGATATTAAATTAGCTAAATGATTTGGACTACTAATTTACTGAGCATTAATTTGTGTGCGACAGTATCAAAGTATTGCCAGCAAATTATATCCCTTTGTCTTTAACAGCTCAACTGCACTGGATGTAGAGTGTTGCTTTGGTGTGctgatatgattttttttttattattattttttttaattagtctATTTCTAGTCTTTTTAACCTTTTAATGGCCATGACCGCGAAGAATTAACAGtaaatgagtgggagagagagatcggGAATGGACTCGGGTCAGATTTCAATTTCCTCTGAATAAACAATGATTGATGATGGATTTAAAGCAGGGTCCCCTAGGACACTAGCCCCAAATATGGTTTGGGCATATGGGTTTGAATGGTTGATGTACTCACTTCAGATGTGGTAACGTGCTGTTCTCTATGGATCTGCTTAATTTGTATTGGAAAATGACCTGTGAGTGCCGTGGAGAAAATATGGGATGAAACCTCCTGTGACCcacaaagcgctttcagatataacctctggagtatatgcggaggtttgtcaaacggaggtcctacccttcggattcagatatgatgctaacctgcggaccttatacgcacctatgtgtgaacgacatacacgcacattacagaatatCCGTGTGGTTGTCAAGTGAGGGCTGgaggcttgtagagttcacaagaggcgagatatgactcagaatatatgcggccactgtcacagctgctgtttgtttacaaagtgtatgcattatgtaggctaaagaagaaaaatctattgtgcgtaggttaatacttgaagtagtcacgtaagtgcgcacttgaaattgacctacatgTGTGcgtcgaataaacacatttatctgtttacaacgttatgtagcagaattacttggcaatggaaccccaaatctggtttgcgttggagagcatgcacaaactttatggtagcctactgaattggctggtaggctaactcaagacttcaaggccatcatatacaacgtttttaacaacaaacaaaatactaacataacagtgaagtggttcATTTTTTCATGGTctatttttccaaaagcatcctctccatgtgtctattgcatttacgtaaggagcttggaacaaagttgggttttcttcgttttcattttctctagccatatttatgctcaacaaatatcatcGAACTCAGCAgtggtcatgagaaggctatcaatgaacagaaaaccaaccgtgttggctaacaatttattaaatacttctgttattgtcgtcaacgatgTCGCTgttgccttttcagcgccttctgcttatgatttGGTCTTTTGAATTTCATTTCAtacatgcagttgtaggctacataaacgtgtctcttgccgttcccttcatatattctatcacaatgctgtctgccctcatggacagtagctccgtgatgtctgcatctttccaggtcggcgattttctggacagcactatgccactccatcataacactggcatttaagtcagatttaaccacatggacgcacaaaAGAAACATCACCGACACGCCCTCTGAAGGTGTCAATTTGACCGGTTAATGTCGTTTAGATACTGCCCCATCGTTTAACATctgcagaacctccggtcttacacgtatgtctgaaagcgcttacacTCAAGTCAAGtctatttatatagcgcatttcatagacagaggtcattcaatgtgctttacaaaagcaaacagtaataacacataaaaacataaaagggcaatatagtgaaagaatagtttaaaaggtaaagatcataataataaaaaaaacctcgAACGTACAaagtaaaatcattttttaaaaaagaataattaaaaagacaaaagacacaaggtaaaatcagtggcgcaaaaagtgggtatgcgctatgtGCGGCGCATAGGGGCACAGCACTGTGGGGGTGCCAAAGTgatgttaaaaaataatatatttggtatattctatatgtagctactgttgtacttactgtatgtttcttaatcatttctgcatttcctcaatgttaaatgacattttagaggactaacaggctagagtaggcgccctatatcataagattccatcatagaattttgacatagaaaagggagtgggggcgccgtgagcgctgagtgagcaggtacgagtagtgagttttcgtctatggaaaaagatggatacagcaaaaaaagctgtcgggggctaaacatagaaaaagagagaggggaaatgagatggcatgtcaagggatgtgacagtagttaaataagtggatggtgaaaagcaacaggtaggatttaaagtgtgacgtctgcttggaggcttgcaaatattcatgttaacagactaactagtGTTTGTtaagcatatgccgattgaaacataacctattccattaagataggtaggtggctaccatgctcatactgaacttttaatggcaaactgcaaacagaaatgtcacgctagcaacaactcattacatgtttccatttcctaacaatcctaatattaatagcttaatattgtgctgataatgtggcaaacaaaggctagagttggatcagccttatcctttgtgagcaacagctggcaaaatgACGTtgtgagaaccgtttagactctcttaaagtgacaatgcaccatttaacaatacttcaagttcaaattggcagaatttcttaaaataatttacactagtagtgtaaattattggcctttttgttttactttagttgttttgtttgtttgtttttttgttgggggggggggggcaccaatttgttgttgcatacccctcaaaaaatgggtacCGTAACTGCGCCCCTGGGTAGAATCATTTTCAAGGCAGAtccagaatttgtaactcaaagttagcagaaagcatgtgagaacagtttggttttaggtctagatttaaaactggctacagttggggcctttttaatgtcatccgaaagttggttccagagctgagccacATATagtagcagctaaaagctgtgttaccatgtttagttctaacagcaggttttactaacaagtttttctcctgagacctgagaggtctggagggtgtgtactgctgaaacaTGTCTGaaaggtatttaggtcctgctccattaaGTGATTTACAgtataaacaagcagtagtgctttaaagtcaattctgtgacttactggaagccagtggaggacttaagaattggagtaatgtgttGTAATGTCAGTT
Coding sequences within:
- the LOC125305928 gene encoding E3 ubiquitin-protein ligase TRIM39-like, coding for MNILVGEKFQFQFERKRKDVIMASESIETSRLEDEISCSICYGIYKNPVLLSCSHSFCKECVQELWSKTATQECPLCRRKSSKEFPPLNLALKQVCELILKGKAQIGVSKALCPLHGENLKLYCKQDDQAVCVDCIGSGQHQNHDVCRFNAVVEERKEKLMTDLKPLKEKIDNLDKLKRGCDGTATFLKKQTDKTEAVIKSEFEKLHRFLYEEESARIASLRKEEQQKSLMLQDSVKTITSKLASLSAVIESIEREMDIPDMEFLQNFKKIKTRVQCTLDEPDSIPVPLIDISKHLSALKFSVWEKMLGSIQHSPVTLDPSSAHPQLALTDELSSVHYSIRGKSLPSNPERFDLYVFVLGCEGYSQGVHSWEVEVGNKPNCRIGVARESVPRKGNFTVCPKEGFYTIILRKRELRAGTCPETRLEYDRKPQRIRIQLDCDKGEVTFSDPSEGTHIYTFKDTFTEKMFPLFGPSKDSAQLRICPKGVYVQHER